In one Streptomyces marincola genomic region, the following are encoded:
- a CDS encoding ATP-binding protein encodes MRGFHGTGPAGRENQATGRGSGNLPAELTRFIGRHTEVGSIVQQLTESRLVTVTGVGGVGKSRCAMRAARELQERFCDGVWLVELATVRDAELLDHAVVDALGLTDHTGRPPRTVLVERLAGRRLLLVLDGFEHLVEPSAELVHDLLRRAPGLRVLATGRRPLGVTGERLYPLPPLAAPAPRPDEEDASAPLSEAAWLFADRAAAVLPGFAIGAENYRVVAELCHRLDGIPLALELAAGRLRTLSLGQALDRLGDRFRLLVGGSRDAPHHHQTMRTAIGWSHELCTPAQRLLWARLSVFAGHFDLEAAEYVCSGPDLGADEVLDVLTELVAQSVVTREDGASGVRYRLLETLRAYGADWLAATGDTARLRRRHRDWYTGLVTWCELEWFSPRQAEVARRIEDEMPNLRATLEFALDHERDARLALYLTGTLWFGWVGCGRLGEGAHWLGRALQLETEHEEARLKALWVAGYVAVLRGDTVSALSALHECQEGAERTGSARAAAYADHRNGCLALISDETQRAERLLRAALDRFAEIGELNSDVLMCQAQLAMAVAFQGDLAGAVGLCEEARRICEEHGEQWARTYALYVLGFAAWSRGDTVEARHLMETSLPVNHAFRDLVGTVLALELLAGVTATEGDPGEAAVLQGAAARLWRSVGMRLFGSVYFNAPHVQCERLLRRQLGTARFTECFEEGRRLDTDAAVARALRRRAAGPTSSGTGTPSAPAAVGRPDRGGTGRRGGGQRA; translated from the coding sequence ATGCGAGGCTTTCACGGCACCGGGCCTGCGGGCCGGGAGAACCAGGCGACCGGCCGCGGCTCGGGCAACCTGCCGGCCGAGCTGACCCGGTTCATCGGTCGGCACACCGAAGTGGGCTCGATTGTGCAGCAGTTGACGGAGTCACGGCTGGTGACGGTGACGGGGGTCGGCGGGGTCGGCAAGTCGCGGTGCGCGATGCGGGCCGCCCGGGAGTTGCAGGAACGCTTTTGCGACGGCGTCTGGCTGGTCGAACTGGCCACGGTGCGCGACGCGGAGCTGCTCGATCACGCCGTCGTCGACGCGCTGGGGCTCACCGACCACACCGGCAGGCCGCCGCGCACGGTCCTGGTGGAACGGCTGGCCGGCCGGCGCCTGCTGCTCGTCCTCGACGGCTTCGAGCACCTCGTCGAGCCGTCCGCCGAACTGGTCCACGACCTGCTGCGCCGGGCGCCCGGCCTGCGGGTGCTCGCCACCGGGCGCCGCCCGTTGGGGGTGACGGGCGAACGGCTGTACCCGCTGCCGCCGCTGGCGGCACCGGCGCCCCGCCCCGACGAGGAGGACGCGAGCGCGCCGCTGAGCGAGGCGGCCTGGCTGTTCGCCGACCGGGCCGCCGCCGTGCTGCCCGGCTTCGCTATCGGCGCGGAGAACTACCGGGTGGTCGCCGAGCTGTGCCACCGGCTCGACGGCATCCCGCTGGCACTCGAACTGGCCGCGGGCCGGCTGCGGACCCTTTCGCTCGGGCAGGCGCTCGACCGGCTCGGCGACCGGTTCCGGCTGCTGGTCGGGGGCAGCAGGGACGCCCCGCACCACCACCAGACGATGCGCACGGCGATCGGCTGGAGCCACGAGCTGTGCACGCCGGCCCAGCGGCTGCTGTGGGCCAGGCTCTCCGTCTTCGCCGGGCACTTCGACCTGGAGGCGGCCGAGTACGTCTGCTCGGGGCCCGACCTCGGCGCGGACGAGGTGCTCGACGTCCTGACGGAGCTGGTCGCGCAGTCGGTCGTGACGCGCGAGGACGGCGCCTCGGGCGTGCGGTACCGGCTGCTTGAGACCCTGCGCGCCTACGGGGCCGACTGGCTCGCGGCGACGGGCGACACGGCACGTCTGCGCCGCCGGCACCGCGACTGGTACACGGGCCTGGTCACATGGTGCGAACTTGAGTGGTTCAGCCCGCGGCAGGCGGAGGTGGCGCGGCGCATCGAGGACGAGATGCCGAACCTGCGGGCCACCCTGGAGTTCGCCCTCGACCACGAGCGGGACGCGCGCCTGGCCCTCTACCTGACCGGCACGCTGTGGTTCGGCTGGGTCGGCTGCGGGCGGCTCGGCGAGGGCGCGCACTGGCTGGGGCGGGCGCTGCAACTGGAGACGGAGCACGAGGAGGCGCGGCTGAAGGCCCTGTGGGTGGCCGGCTACGTCGCCGTCCTGCGGGGCGACACCGTGAGCGCGCTCTCCGCCCTGCACGAGTGCCAGGAGGGCGCGGAGCGGACCGGCAGCGCGCGGGCCGCCGCCTACGCCGACCACCGCAACGGCTGTCTCGCGCTGATCAGCGACGAGACCCAGCGCGCGGAACGGCTGCTGCGGGCCGCGCTCGACCGGTTCGCGGAGATCGGCGAGCTGAACAGCGACGTGCTGATGTGCCAGGCCCAACTGGCCATGGCCGTCGCGTTCCAGGGCGACCTGGCGGGCGCGGTCGGGCTGTGCGAGGAGGCCAGGCGCATCTGCGAGGAGCACGGCGAGCAGTGGGCCCGCACCTACGCGCTGTACGTGCTGGGCTTCGCCGCGTGGAGCCGGGGCGACACGGTGGAGGCCAGGCATCTCATGGAGACGTCGCTGCCCGTGAACCACGCCTTCCGCGACCTGGTGGGCACCGTGCTCGCGCTTGAACTCCTCGCGGGGGTCACGGCGACCGAGGGCGACCCGGGCGAGGCGGCCGTTCTCCAGGGCGCCGCGGCACGGCTGTGGCGCTCGGTGGGCATGAGGCTGTTCGGCTCGGTCTACTTCAACGCCCCGCACGTCCAGTGCGAGCGGCTGCTGCGGCGCCAGCTCGGCACCGCGAGGTTCACCGAGTGCTTCGAGGAGGGGCGGCGCCTGGACACCGACGCCGCGGTCGCGCGTGCGCTGCGGCGCCGCGCGGCGGGGCCCACGTCGTCGGGCACCGGGACCCCTTCCGCGCCCGCGGCCGTCGGCCGCCCGGACCGCGGGGGGACCGGGCGGCGGGGCGGCGGTCAGCGGGCGTAG
- a CDS encoding DUF6167 family protein has product MFRRAFWFTTGAAAGVWATTRVQRRLRELAPESLAVRAAGRAVETGHRVRGFALDVRAGMARREDELNDALGIGRGPAPRAALLPPPAHGAGTFPAPETTGTTGTTGKEDH; this is encoded by the coding sequence ATGTTCCGCCGCGCCTTCTGGTTCACCACCGGCGCCGCAGCAGGCGTCTGGGCCACCACCCGGGTCCAGCGCCGGCTGCGCGAACTCGCGCCAGAGAGCCTCGCCGTCCGCGCGGCGGGCCGCGCCGTCGAGACGGGCCACCGCGTCCGCGGATTCGCCCTCGACGTCCGGGCCGGCATGGCCAGGCGCGAGGACGAGCTGAACGACGCGCTCGGCATCGGCCGCGGCCCCGCGCCCCGCGCGGCGCTCCTCCCCCCACCCGCGCACGGGGCCGGGACCTTCCCGGCCCCTGAGACCACCGGAACGACCGGAACGACCGGAAAAGAGGACCACTGA
- the ruvX gene encoding Holliday junction resolvase RuvX → MRRGRRLAVDVGEARIGVASCDPDGLLATPVETVPGRDAEAARRRLAALTEEYEPIEVLVGLPRSLSGGEGPAAARVRAFAERLARRLAPVPVRLVDERMSTVSAARGMRASGVSAKKGRSRIDQAAAVVILQAALDAERSAGQPPGQCVEVVV, encoded by the coding sequence ATGCGACGTGGCAGGCGGCTGGCCGTCGATGTCGGCGAGGCCAGGATCGGGGTCGCGAGCTGCGACCCCGACGGCCTGCTCGCCACGCCCGTGGAGACCGTGCCGGGGCGCGACGCCGAGGCGGCGCGGCGCCGACTGGCCGCGCTGACCGAGGAGTACGAGCCGATCGAGGTGCTGGTCGGGCTCCCGCGGTCGCTCAGCGGCGGCGAGGGCCCGGCCGCGGCCCGCGTCCGGGCGTTCGCCGAACGGCTGGCGCGCCGGCTCGCGCCGGTGCCGGTGCGGCTGGTGGACGAGCGGATGAGCACGGTCAGCGCCGCGCGCGGCATGCGGGCATCAGGGGTGTCGGCCAAGAAGGGCAGGTCCAGGATCGATCAGGCCGCAGCGGTGGTGATCCTCCAGGCCGCGCTGGACGCGGAGCGCAGCGCGGGGCAGCCGCCCGGGCAGTGCGTCGAAGTGGTTGTCTGA
- a CDS encoding DUF2470 domain-containing protein: MPGTGHRDPEDLPRPDEEPRQPSAAERVRTLLASNASATLTIPGADQDDPAAWQLDHRVVAPSGDVYLLAAPGSPAARIAAHALDDELTAVIELTDVAPVAVPQRIRGRGWVAGWLTTASDQERHTALRLLTDRYPALDALPGTRPAASPAATGRVLRLEVGEAFTDDLWGACHVEPEEFAEAAPDPLARHEADLLQHLAAAHGAQLRTLCTLLGDGPATCGPPYGQGGTPWETVVPLGLDRFGLRVRFRAGAACFDARFEFPEPVRDLTQLRRAMRQLFEAAGT, from the coding sequence ATGCCCGGCACCGGACACCGCGACCCGGAGGACCTCCCGCGCCCCGACGAGGAGCCCCGGCAGCCGTCGGCGGCCGAGCGGGTGCGCACCCTGCTGGCCTCCAACGCGTCCGCGACCCTGACCATTCCTGGGGCCGACCAGGACGATCCCGCCGCCTGGCAGCTCGACCACCGGGTCGTCGCCCCCTCCGGCGACGTCTACCTGCTGGCCGCCCCCGGGTCCCCCGCGGCACGCATCGCCGCGCACGCGCTCGACGACGAACTCACGGCAGTGATCGAGCTCACGGACGTCGCCCCCGTCGCCGTTCCCCAGCGTATCCGGGGGCGCGGCTGGGTGGCGGGCTGGCTCACCACCGCGTCGGACCAGGAACGGCACACCGCGCTGCGGCTGCTCACCGACCGCTATCCGGCGCTGGACGCGCTGCCCGGCACCCGGCCGGCCGCCTCGCCCGCCGCCACCGGACGCGTGCTGCGGCTCGAAGTGGGCGAGGCGTTCACCGACGACCTGTGGGGCGCGTGCCACGTGGAACCCGAGGAGTTCGCCGAGGCGGCGCCCGACCCGTTGGCCAGGCACGAGGCGGACCTGCTCCAGCACCTCGCCGCCGCCCACGGGGCCCAGCTCCGCACCCTCTGCACGCTGCTCGGGGACGGCCCCGCGACGTGCGGGCCACCGTACGGGCAGGGCGGCACCCCCTGGGAGACGGTCGTGCCGCTCGGCCTCGACCGCTTCGGCCTGCGGGTCCGCTTCCGGGCCGGAGCGGCCTGCTTCGACGCCAGGTTCGAGTTCCCCGAGCCGGTGCGCGACCTCACCCAGCTCCGCCGCGCGATGCGGCAGCTGTTCGAGGCGGCGGGCACCTGA
- a CDS encoding replication-associated recombination protein A codes for MEPDLFTAAAEERAEKDVSARPLAVRMRPRTLDEVVGQQHLLRPGSPLRRLVGERGGGPAGPSSVILWGPPGTGKTTLAYVVSQATDKRFVELSAITAGGKEVRAVIDGARRSSGAYGKDTVLFLDEIHRFSKAQQDSLLPAVENRWVTLIAATTENPHFSVISPLLSRSLLLTLEPLTEDDLRGLLRRAVADERGLGGAVALPAESEGHLLRVAGGDARRALTALEAGAGAALEKGESELTLSTLEEAVDRAAVRYDRDGDQHYDVASAFIKSIRGSDVDAALHYLARMVEAGEDPRFIARRLMISASEDIGMADPTALPTAVAAAQAVAMIGFPEAAITLSHATIALALAPKSNAAVVAIGEAQADIRAGLAGPVPAHLRDSHYRGAERLGHGAGYQYPHDLPGGIAAQQYAPDAVHGKRYYRPTGHGAEARYGEVLDRVRHRLAGEGREPRG; via the coding sequence GTGGAGCCCGATCTGTTCACCGCCGCCGCCGAGGAGCGCGCGGAAAAGGACGTGTCAGCCCGGCCGCTGGCGGTCCGCATGCGCCCGCGCACCCTGGACGAGGTCGTGGGCCAGCAGCACCTGCTGCGCCCGGGGTCGCCCCTGCGCCGCCTGGTCGGCGAGCGCGGCGGAGGCCCGGCCGGGCCGTCCTCCGTCATCCTGTGGGGCCCGCCGGGCACGGGGAAGACCACGCTCGCCTACGTGGTGAGCCAGGCCACCGACAAGCGTTTCGTGGAGCTGTCCGCGATCACCGCGGGGGGCAAGGAGGTACGGGCCGTCATCGACGGGGCGCGGCGCTCCTCGGGGGCGTACGGCAAGGACACGGTCCTGTTCCTCGACGAGATCCACCGGTTCAGCAAGGCCCAGCAGGACTCCTTGCTGCCGGCCGTGGAGAACCGCTGGGTCACCCTCATCGCGGCCACCACGGAGAACCCGCACTTCTCGGTGATCTCCCCGCTGCTCTCCCGGTCGCTGCTGCTGACGCTCGAACCGCTCACCGAGGACGACCTGCGCGGGCTGCTGCGCCGGGCGGTGGCCGACGAGCGCGGGCTCGGCGGCGCGGTGGCGCTGCCGGCCGAGAGCGAGGGGCACCTGCTGCGCGTCGCGGGCGGCGACGCCAGGCGCGCGTTGACGGCGCTTGAGGCGGGTGCGGGCGCGGCCCTGGAGAAGGGGGAGTCCGAGCTCACCCTGTCGACGCTTGAGGAGGCGGTGGACCGCGCGGCGGTGCGCTACGACAGGGACGGCGACCAGCACTACGACGTGGCGAGCGCGTTCATCAAGTCGATCCGCGGCTCGGACGTGGACGCCGCACTGCACTACCTGGCGCGGATGGTGGAGGCGGGGGAGGACCCGAGGTTCATCGCCAGGCGGCTGATGATCTCGGCGAGCGAGGACATCGGCATGGCGGACCCGACGGCGCTGCCGACGGCGGTCGCCGCGGCGCAGGCGGTCGCCATGATCGGCTTCCCGGAGGCGGCGATCACCCTGAGCCACGCCACCATCGCGCTCGCGCTGGCGCCGAAGTCCAACGCGGCCGTCGTCGCCATCGGCGAGGCGCAGGCGGACATCAGGGCGGGGCTGGCCGGGCCCGTGCCCGCGCACCTGCGCGACAGCCACTACCGGGGCGCGGAACGGCTCGGCCACGGGGCCGGCTACCAGTACCCGCACGACCTGCCCGGCGGCATCGCGGCCCAGCAGTACGCGCCGGACGCCGTGCACGGCAAGCGGTACTACCGGCCGACCGGGCACGGCGCGGAGGCGCGGTACGGGGAGGTGCTCGACCGGGTCAGGCACCGGCTGGCGGGCGAGGGCCGGGAGCCGCGCGGCTGA
- the mltG gene encoding endolytic transglycosylase MltG, translated as MTDDGRNPGSEPWYPDDPRYADQGWSGGYEGAGGHPAQQGSWQHHYGAQQQYHGQQYDAQPGYDGQQYGGQQYGDGGPYASNDPHYGDGQQYHQQQPYQGQGGWESAGGHYGQGYGEDPYATAGQPGPVQDPGGFQGAYGADQGYPGQPYDTAGHQPGQDGHPYASDQQYAGQPGHPAAPRPEHERQQAPGAVGGQPGERRREPEPDPETGWDPGPDQGELDFFRREDEDGDEGRAGDSGRGSGRRGDRQKSAKRRRGGRGCAVAAVLVLAGVGGVGYYGYDFYQERFGPAPDYQGEGTGEVQVTIPDGATVSQMANILREAGVVRSHDAFVDAAGGQALQAGVYTLREQMSAESAVAMMLNGEAVGGLIIPEGRRATEVYTMIDEYLGLAEGATAEAAEAADLGLPDWAEGDPEGFLFPARYDVGTDTAPEEVLRQMVQRATAEFTETDLEGQAASIGRTPREVLVIASLIEAEGQSDEEFVRVSRVIHNRLEQNIRLEFDSTVNYALGRHTLDVSLDDTDIDSPYNTYEEFGLPPGPIANPGHAAIEAALNPADGPWLFFVTVRPGDTRFTDDYDEHLQNVLDFNAAQREAREQEGGE; from the coding sequence ATGACTGACGATGGCCGGAATCCCGGCTCCGAACCGTGGTATCCCGACGATCCGCGCTACGCGGACCAGGGATGGTCCGGCGGGTACGAGGGAGCCGGAGGCCACCCCGCGCAACAAGGCTCGTGGCAGCACCACTACGGGGCGCAGCAGCAGTATCACGGACAGCAGTACGATGCGCAACCGGGATACGACGGGCAGCAGTACGGGGGGCAGCAGTACGGGGACGGCGGGCCGTACGCCTCGAACGACCCGCACTACGGGGACGGGCAGCAGTACCACCAGCAGCAGCCGTACCAGGGGCAGGGCGGATGGGAGAGCGCCGGCGGGCACTACGGGCAGGGGTACGGGGAGGATCCGTACGCCACCGCGGGGCAGCCGGGCCCGGTGCAGGACCCCGGGGGCTTCCAGGGCGCCTACGGCGCGGACCAGGGCTACCCGGGGCAGCCGTACGACACGGCAGGGCACCAGCCGGGCCAGGACGGGCACCCCTACGCCTCGGACCAGCAGTACGCCGGGCAGCCGGGGCACCCGGCGGCGCCGCGGCCGGAGCACGAGCGGCAGCAGGCCCCCGGCGCGGTCGGCGGGCAGCCGGGGGAGCGGCGCCGTGAGCCGGAGCCCGACCCGGAGACGGGCTGGGACCCCGGGCCCGACCAGGGGGAGCTGGACTTCTTCCGCCGCGAGGACGAGGACGGGGACGAGGGCCGCGCCGGCGACTCGGGACGCGGCTCCGGCCGCCGGGGCGACCGGCAGAAGAGCGCCAAGAGGCGGCGCGGCGGCCGCGGTTGCGCGGTGGCGGCCGTGCTCGTGCTCGCGGGCGTCGGCGGGGTCGGGTACTACGGATACGACTTCTACCAGGAGCGGTTCGGCCCGGCGCCCGACTACCAGGGCGAGGGCACCGGCGAGGTGCAGGTCACGATTCCGGACGGCGCCACCGTCTCCCAGATGGCCAACATCCTGCGCGAGGCCGGCGTGGTCCGCAGCCACGACGCGTTCGTCGACGCGGCCGGCGGCCAGGCGCTCCAGGCGGGCGTCTACACGCTGCGGGAGCAGATGTCGGCCGAGTCGGCCGTCGCGATGATGCTCAACGGCGAGGCCGTCGGCGGCCTGATCATCCCCGAGGGCCGGCGGGCCACCGAGGTCTACACCATGATCGACGAGTACCTGGGCCTGGCCGAGGGCGCCACGGCCGAGGCCGCCGAGGCCGCCGATCTCGGCCTGCCCGACTGGGCCGAGGGCGACCCCGAGGGCTTCCTCTTCCCCGCCCGCTACGACGTCGGCACCGACACGGCGCCCGAGGAAGTGCTGCGTCAGATGGTGCAACGGGCCACGGCCGAGTTCACCGAGACCGACCTCGAAGGCCAGGCCGCCTCGATCGGCAGGACGCCGCGCGAAGTGCTGGTGATCGCCTCGCTGATCGAGGCGGAGGGGCAGTCGGACGAGGAGTTCGTCCGGGTCTCGCGGGTCATCCACAACCGCCTCGAACAGAACATCCGCCTGGAGTTCGACTCGACCGTCAACTACGCGTTGGGGCGCCACACGCTGGACGTCTCACTCGACGACACCGACATCGACTCGCCGTACAACACCTATGAGGAGTTCGGGCTGCCGCCCGGGCCCATCGCCAACCCCGGGCACGCGGCCATCGAGGCGGCGCTCAACCCGGCGGACGGCCCCTGGCTGTTCTTCGTCACCGTGCGCCCCGGGGACACCCGTTTCACCGACGACTACGACGAGCACCTCCAGAACGTGCTGGACTTCAACGCCGCGCAGCGGGAGGCCAGGGAGCAGGAGGGCGGCGAGTGA
- a CDS encoding DUF948 domain-containing protein — protein sequence MSGGEVAGLLVAVFWAILVSFLAVALYRLAQALRAATELVTGVTEHAVPLLGEASRTVRSAQTQLDRVESIASDVQDVAANASALSGTVASTFGGPLVKVAAFGYGVRQALRRRGGPRPPAAPGRAAPGAFPAPRRRSPRKD from the coding sequence GTGTCCGGTGGAGAAGTGGCCGGCCTGCTCGTGGCCGTCTTCTGGGCGATCCTGGTCTCGTTCCTCGCCGTGGCCCTGTACCGGCTGGCGCAGGCGCTCAGGGCCGCGACCGAACTGGTCACGGGAGTCACCGAGCACGCCGTCCCGCTGCTCGGCGAGGCGTCGCGGACCGTGCGGTCGGCGCAGACCCAGCTCGACCGCGTGGAGAGCATCGCCTCCGACGTGCAGGACGTCGCCGCGAACGCGTCCGCGCTCTCCGGCACCGTCGCCTCCACCTTCGGCGGCCCGCTCGTGAAGGTGGCGGCCTTCGGCTACGGCGTGCGGCAGGCGCTGCGCCGCCGCGGCGGCCCGCGCCCGCCGGCCGCGCCCGGGCGCGCCGCACCCGGCGCGTTCCCCGCCCCCAGGCGCCGCTCCCCGCGAAAGGACTGA
- the rpsD gene encoding 30S ribosomal protein S4 — protein MNQSRPKVKKSRALGIALTPKAVKYFEKRPYPPGEHGRGRKQTSDYKVRLLEKQRLRAQYDISERQMARAYDRARKVEGKTGEALIIELERRLDALVLRSGLARTIYQARQMVVHGHIAVNGRKVDKPSFRVRPDDVVSVRERSRAKHPFLVAREGGYAGEGETPRYLQVNLEALAFRLDRDPNRREIPVICDEQLVVEYYAR, from the coding sequence GTGAACCAGTCGCGTCCCAAGGTCAAGAAGTCCCGGGCCCTCGGCATCGCGCTGACCCCGAAGGCCGTGAAGTACTTCGAGAAGCGCCCCTACCCGCCGGGGGAGCACGGGCGCGGCCGGAAGCAGACCAGTGACTACAAGGTGCGCCTGCTGGAGAAGCAGCGGCTGCGCGCCCAGTACGACATCAGCGAGCGCCAGATGGCCCGCGCCTACGACCGCGCCCGCAAGGTCGAGGGCAAGACGGGCGAGGCGCTGATCATCGAGCTGGAGCGCCGCCTCGACGCCCTGGTGCTGCGCTCCGGGCTGGCCCGCACGATCTACCAGGCCCGCCAGATGGTCGTGCACGGCCACATCGCGGTCAACGGCCGCAAGGTCGACAAGCCGTCCTTCCGGGTCCGCCCCGACGATGTCGTGTCCGTGCGCGAACGCAGCCGCGCCAAGCACCCGTTCCTCGTGGCCAGGGAGGGCGGCTACGCGGGCGAGGGCGAGACGCCGCGCTACCTCCAGGTCAACCTTGAGGCCCTGGCGTTCCGCCTGGACCGGGACCCCAACCGCCGTGAGATCCCTGTGATCTGCGACGAGCAGCTGGTCGTCGAGTACTACGCCCGCTGA
- the alaS gene encoding alanine--tRNA ligase produces the protein MESAEIRRRWLSFFEKRGHQVVPSASLIADDPTLLLVPAGMVPFKPYFLGEATPPHPRAVSVQKCVRTPDIEEVGKTTRHGTFFQMCGNFSFGDYFKERAIPLAWELMTSPVADGGYGLDPERLWITVYEEDDEAERIWRDVVGVPAERLQRLGMGPNFWSMGVPGPCGPCSEIHYDRGPEFGAEGGPAVNDERYVELWNLVFMQYERGPGAGKEGYPILGDLPAKNIDTGLGLERLAMILQGVQNMFETDTLRVVIDKAGDLTGVRYGAGEDTDVSLRVVADHMRTSVMLIGDGVTPGNEGRGYVLRRIMRRAIRNMRLLGAEGPVVRELVDVVLTTMGEQYPELLTERRRIETVALAEEAAFLKTLKAGTNIFDLAVTETRAAGSGVLPGDKAFLLHDTWGFPIDLTLEMAAEAGLSVDEGGFRRLMKEQRERAKADARAKKQGHADLSAYRQVADAAGPSEFIGYSRTDGESTVVGLLVDGVAAPAAHEGDEVEVVLDRTPFYAEGGGQLADTGRIRLDSGAVIEVRDVQQPVPGVIVHKGEVQVGEATVGAGAYCHIDVQRRRAIARAHSATHLTHQALRDALGPTAAQAGSENSPGRFRFDFGSPAAVPGAVLTDVEQKINEVLARELDVTAEVMSMDEARKQGAIAEFGEKYGDRVRVVTIGDYSKELCGGTHVHNTAQLGLVKLLGESSIGSGVRRVEALVGADAYRFLAREHAVVAQLTELVKGRPEELPERVSGMLARLKEAEKEIERFRAEKVLQAAGSLAAGARDVRGVALATGRVPDGTTPDDLRRLVLDVRARIQGDRPAVVALFTVVKDRPLTVVATNEAARERGLKAGDLVRTAAKALGGGGGGKPDVAQGGGQDPAAIDEALAAVERQVADVA, from the coding sequence ATGGAGTCGGCCGAAATCCGCCGCCGCTGGCTGAGCTTCTTCGAGAAGCGCGGGCACCAGGTCGTGCCCTCGGCGTCGCTGATCGCCGACGACCCCACGCTGCTGCTCGTGCCCGCGGGCATGGTGCCGTTCAAGCCGTACTTCCTCGGCGAGGCGACCCCGCCCCACCCGCGCGCCGTCAGCGTGCAGAAGTGCGTGCGGACGCCGGACATCGAGGAGGTCGGCAAGACCACGAGGCACGGCACGTTCTTCCAGATGTGCGGCAACTTCTCCTTCGGCGACTACTTCAAGGAACGGGCCATCCCCCTCGCCTGGGAGCTGATGACCTCGCCGGTCGCCGACGGCGGCTACGGTCTCGACCCGGAACGGCTGTGGATCACCGTCTACGAGGAGGACGACGAGGCCGAGCGCATCTGGCGGGACGTCGTCGGCGTGCCGGCCGAGCGCCTCCAGCGCCTGGGGATGGGCCCCAACTTCTGGTCCATGGGCGTGCCGGGGCCCTGCGGCCCCTGTTCCGAGATCCACTACGACCGCGGCCCCGAGTTCGGCGCGGAGGGCGGCCCCGCCGTCAACGACGAGCGGTACGTCGAGCTGTGGAACCTGGTCTTCATGCAGTACGAGCGGGGGCCGGGCGCGGGCAAGGAGGGCTACCCCATCCTCGGGGACCTGCCCGCCAAGAACATCGACACCGGCCTCGGCCTGGAACGCCTCGCGATGATCCTCCAGGGCGTCCAGAACATGTTCGAGACGGACACCCTGCGTGTCGTCATCGACAAGGCGGGCGACCTGACCGGCGTGCGGTACGGGGCCGGTGAGGACACCGACGTCTCGCTGCGCGTGGTCGCCGACCACATGCGCACCTCCGTCATGCTGATCGGCGACGGCGTCACACCGGGCAACGAGGGCCGCGGTTACGTGCTGCGGCGCATCATGCGCCGGGCGATCCGCAACATGCGCCTCCTCGGCGCCGAGGGCCCCGTGGTCCGCGAGCTCGTCGACGTCGTGCTGACCACGATGGGCGAGCAGTACCCCGAGCTGCTGACCGAGCGCCGGCGCATCGAGACGGTGGCGCTCGCCGAGGAGGCGGCGTTCCTGAAGACGCTCAAGGCCGGGACCAACATCTTCGACCTCGCGGTCACCGAGACCCGCGCCGCGGGCAGCGGCGTCCTGCCGGGCGACAAGGCGTTCCTGCTCCACGACACGTGGGGCTTCCCCATCGACCTGACGCTTGAGATGGCCGCGGAGGCCGGACTCTCGGTCGACGAGGGCGGCTTCAGGCGGCTGATGAAGGAGCAGCGCGAACGGGCCAAGGCCGACGCGCGCGCCAAGAAGCAGGGGCACGCCGACCTGTCCGCCTACCGCCAGGTCGCGGACGCGGCGGGACCCTCGGAGTTCATCGGCTACAGCCGCACCGACGGCGAGTCCACCGTGGTCGGGCTGCTCGTCGACGGGGTCGCCGCCCCCGCCGCGCACGAGGGCGACGAGGTGGAAGTGGTGCTCGACCGCACCCCGTTCTACGCCGAGGGCGGCGGCCAGCTCGCGGACACCGGGCGCATCCGCCTCGACTCCGGTGCCGTGATCGAGGTCAGGGACGTGCAGCAGCCCGTGCCCGGCGTCATCGTGCACAAGGGCGAGGTGCAGGTGGGCGAGGCGACCGTGGGCGCCGGCGCGTACTGCCACATCGACGTGCAGCGCCGCCGTGCCATCGCCCGCGCGCACAGTGCCACGCACCTCACCCACCAGGCGCTGCGCGACGCGCTCGGCCCGACCGCCGCCCAGGCCGGTTCCGAGAACTCGCCCGGGCGCTTCCGCTTCGACTTCGGCTCGCCCGCCGCCGTGCCGGGCGCGGTGCTCACGGACGTGGAGCAGAAGATCAACGAGGTGCTCGCGCGCGAACTCGACGTCACCGCCGAGGTGATGTCGATGGACGAGGCGAGGAAGCAGGGCGCCATCGCCGAGTTCGGCGAGAAGTACGGCGACCGCGTCCGCGTCGTCACCATCGGCGACTACTCCAAGGAGCTGTGCGGCGGCACCCACGTGCACAACACCGCCCAACTCGGCCTGGTGAAGCTGCTCGGGGAGTCCTCCATCGGCTCGGGCGTGCGCCGGGTCGAGGCGCTGGTGGGCGCGGACGCCTACCGGTTCCTGGCCCGCGAGCACGCCGTGGTGGCGCAGCTCACCGAGCTGGTCAAGGGCAGGCCGGAGGAACTGCCGGAACGCGTCTCCGGCATGCTCGCGCGCCTGAAGGAGGCGGAGAAGGAGATCGAGCGGTTCCGCGCGGAGAAGGTGCTCCAGGCCGCGGGTTCGCTCGCCGCCGGAGCGCGGGACGTGCGCGGCGTGGCGCTGGCCACCGGGCGCGTGCCCGACGGCACCACGCCCGACGACCTGCGCCGGCTCGTGCTGGACGTGCGGGCCCGCATCCAGGGCGACCGGCCCGCCGTCGTGGCGCTGTTCACGGTGGTCAAGGACCGTCCGCTGACCGTCGTGGCCACCAACGAGGCCGCGCGCGAACGCGGTCTGAAGGCCGGCGACCTGGTGCGCACCGCGGCCAAGGCGCTCGGCGGCGGCGGGGGCGGCAAGCCGGACGTGGCGCAGGGCGGCGGGCAGGACCCCGCGGCCATCGACGAGGCGCTCGCCGCCGTGGAACGCCAGGTCGCGGACGTCGCCTGA